A window from Sulfuricurvum sp. encodes these proteins:
- a CDS encoding SulP family inorganic anion transporter, with product MLLMSSKQEWFGNIRGDILAGIVVALALIPESIAFSIIAGVDPKVGLYASFCIAAVIAFVGGRAGMISAATGSMALLMVTLVRDHGLQYLLVATIMTGVLQLAAGYLKLGSLMSFVSRTVVIGFVNALAILIFMAQLPELTNVTWHVYALTAAGLGIIYLFPYVPKLGELIPSPLVTILVLTVVVVTMGIDVRTVGDMGALPDTLPIFLWPDVPFTMETLSIVFPYSAALAAVGLLESFMTATIVDDMTDTDSDKNREAKGQGIANIATGCIGGMAGCGMIGQSVINIKSGGRGRLSTLVAGVLLLIMVVFMSDWIKIIPMAALVAVMIMVSIGTFNWASIKGLKTLPLSTNIVMLTTVIVVVFTHNLAYGVLSGVLLASLFFANKISHFMYWEKSYEETSSTRVYKFIGQIFFNSADRFADAFDYKEDVKNVIIDVTRAHFWDISAVYALDKAVIKLRKEGKEVEVVGQNEASRTIIDRFGIHDKPSEIEKVMGGH from the coding sequence ATGCTATTGATGTCATCAAAACAAGAGTGGTTCGGCAATATTCGCGGGGATATTCTCGCCGGTATCGTCGTCGCTCTCGCACTTATTCCCGAATCGATCGCTTTTTCGATTATTGCAGGAGTAGATCCGAAAGTGGGGTTGTATGCCTCATTTTGTATCGCGGCGGTCATCGCCTTTGTCGGAGGACGTGCAGGGATGATCTCTGCGGCTACTGGGTCGATGGCGCTGTTGATGGTGACGCTGGTCAGAGATCACGGTTTGCAGTATCTTTTAGTTGCTACGATAATGACGGGCGTGCTTCAGTTGGCGGCAGGGTATTTGAAACTGGGCTCACTCATGAGTTTTGTCTCCCGAACCGTTGTGATCGGGTTTGTCAATGCGTTGGCGATTTTGATTTTTATGGCTCAGTTGCCTGAGCTCACGAATGTCACATGGCATGTTTACGCACTTACTGCGGCCGGCCTCGGGATTATCTATCTCTTCCCGTATGTCCCGAAACTAGGAGAACTCATTCCCTCTCCGCTGGTCACGATTTTAGTCCTTACGGTCGTTGTCGTAACGATGGGGATCGATGTACGAACGGTCGGGGATATGGGGGCGCTACCCGATACATTGCCGATCTTTTTATGGCCGGACGTTCCGTTTACTATGGAAACCCTATCGATTGTTTTTCCCTATTCGGCAGCTTTGGCCGCAGTGGGTTTGTTGGAATCGTTTATGACGGCCACTATCGTCGATGATATGACCGATACCGACAGCGATAAGAACCGCGAAGCCAAAGGGCAGGGGATCGCCAATATTGCTACGGGGTGTATCGGAGGGATGGCCGGATGCGGTATGATCGGACAGTCGGTTATCAACATCAAATCCGGTGGACGCGGGCGTCTGTCGACCCTTGTTGCCGGGGTGCTTTTGCTTATTATGGTCGTATTTATGTCCGATTGGATCAAAATTATCCCGATGGCAGCATTGGTTGCAGTCATGATCATGGTATCGATCGGGACATTTAACTGGGCATCGATCAAGGGGTTGAAAACCTTGCCTCTTTCGACGAATATCGTGATGTTAACAACGGTTATAGTCGTCGTATTTACCCATAATCTCGCATATGGTGTTTTGAGCGGCGTGCTGCTTGCATCGCTCTTTTTTGCCAATAAAATCAGCCATTTTATGTACTGGGAGAAATCCTATGAAGAGACCAGCAGTACGCGGGTCTATAAATTTATCGGACAGATATTTTTCAATTCAGCCGACCGTTTTGCCGATGCGTTTGATTACAAAGAAGACGTAAAAAATGTCATTATCGACGTAACACGGGCCCATTTTTGGGATATTTCAGCGGTGTATGCACTCGATAAAGCGGTGATAAAACTGCGTAAAGAGGGGAAAGAGGTCGAAGTGGTAGGTCAAAACGAAGCGAGCCGAACCATCATTGACCGTTTCGGTATACATGATAAACCCTCAGAGATCGAAAAAGTGATGGGTGGGCATTAA
- a CDS encoding diguanylate cyclase: protein MENKNFIFKLIGANTLIILLVFGTFYTVFNFLNFQLAKNTQQRQNMTSFIHSCDHVSVNLYQSAMLNNPDYLTGAALSSNNALYFMHNLSKSGFDTRSLKQNYYDFFRQTVLTTSLVLEHRLDEAHVADHISQKKYQILHSAFLEMREKINQEQERIIMAINTLMVFSAILLVIIIIANILILFRSFKSIRAKESERSEMIAALGDGVYGINGEGNCIFINRSALDMLGFSEEEVIGQNQHRLFHHHRSDGTVYPEKDCPIHLSEQDRTIRHTEETFIRKDGSLLPVSLTVAPLGTDRSIVVFQDITVQKEEQALLDRYANYDALTTLPNRRLFTILAEQMIAQANRDNKIISIGFLDLDGFKQVNDTYGHEVGDTLLQEVAKRFKSTLRQSDLVARFGGDEFVVLLTSINTKNEAELSFMRLISQVSEPIVVNGIAIKVGVSIGYTLYPQDSGDIDLLIRHADIAMYDAKQSGKGRIRRYQNQEII, encoded by the coding sequence ATGGAAAATAAAAATTTTATTTTTAAACTGATCGGGGCCAATACCCTTATTATCCTTTTGGTTTTTGGAACGTTCTATACCGTATTTAATTTTTTAAACTTTCAACTTGCCAAGAACACTCAGCAGCGTCAAAATATGACATCTTTTATTCACTCATGCGATCATGTTTCGGTCAATCTTTATCAATCGGCTATGTTAAACAATCCCGATTATCTCACTGGTGCGGCACTGTCATCCAATAACGCTTTATATTTTATGCACAATCTCTCCAAAAGTGGATTTGACACCCGTTCGCTGAAACAGAATTATTACGATTTTTTTCGCCAGACGGTTTTGACAACCTCTTTGGTTCTTGAACACCGACTGGATGAAGCACATGTAGCGGATCATATAAGCCAAAAGAAATATCAAATTCTGCACTCGGCATTCTTAGAGATGCGAGAAAAAATCAATCAAGAGCAAGAACGGATCATTATGGCAATTAATACCCTAATGGTCTTTTCTGCCATCTTGCTGGTCATCATCATTATTGCCAATATTTTGATCCTTTTCCGTTCTTTCAAATCGATACGGGCCAAAGAGAGTGAACGTTCCGAAATGATTGCCGCTTTGGGAGACGGTGTGTACGGAATCAATGGAGAAGGGAATTGTATTTTTATCAACCGATCGGCACTTGATATGCTCGGATTTTCGGAAGAAGAGGTAATAGGACAAAATCAACACCGTTTATTTCATCATCACAGATCCGATGGAACCGTCTATCCGGAAAAAGATTGCCCGATCCACCTCTCAGAACAAGATCGTACAATACGCCATACAGAAGAGACTTTTATCCGTAAAGACGGCTCACTGTTACCGGTGAGTTTAACGGTTGCCCCACTTGGGACAGATCGATCCATTGTTGTTTTTCAGGACATAACGGTCCAAAAAGAAGAGCAGGCTCTACTGGATCGTTATGCCAACTACGATGCACTGACCACTTTACCGAATAGAAGACTTTTTACCATATTAGCTGAACAGATGATAGCTCAGGCCAATCGTGACAATAAAATTATTTCGATCGGATTTTTGGATTTGGACGGATTTAAGCAGGTCAACGATACATATGGCCATGAAGTCGGAGACACTCTTTTACAAGAGGTGGCGAAACGATTTAAATCAACGTTACGCCAATCCGATCTTGTTGCCCGGTTTGGAGGTGATGAATTTGTTGTTCTTCTTACTTCAATTAATACAAAAAATGAAGCAGAGCTGTCATTTATGCGGCTTATCAGCCAAGTCTCTGAACCAATCGTTGTCAATGGCATTGCAATCAAAGTTGGAGTGAGTATTGGCTATACCTTGTATCCGCAAGACAGTGGTGATATTGACCTGCTGATTCGGCATGCTGACATTGCTATGTATGATGCAAAGCAATCCGGAAAAGGTCGAATTAGACGATATCAAAATCAAGAGATCATCTAA
- a CDS encoding ABC transporter permease, protein MSRIFWSIVGKELISFIRSWQLVLVVLYMFTMEVYIAGSGIEINPRNVAVGYVDDTAGGLSQKILTHLHGPEFLSPHRFNSQAELSRAIFDKEIIVGLVFDEDFEKKWRQNKRAQLDILMDATAASQAYTTLNYLQHIVLDISKVNIPVDIVTHKLFNQNADNHTFMALTELLSIITMLSIILTAVVFVREKEQGTWDLMLLMPVNPKVIILAKSFSQIIVVMSGIVISLGFIVLGIFNVPLNGSLSAFLLLSFFFVFAGSGIGLFIAAVARDVMQVAQLSIVIMMPLIFLSGAWTPIYAMHPVLQYVSLISPLRYYIEGSESIFYRGTEWIDLWPYFLGVIAVSGIMYLIGFRKIGRLF, encoded by the coding sequence ATGAGCCGAATATTTTGGTCGATCGTCGGAAAAGAGCTGATCAGTTTTATACGATCGTGGCAGCTTGTCTTGGTCGTGTTGTACATGTTTACGATGGAGGTATACATCGCGGGAAGCGGGATAGAAATTAATCCTAGAAATGTAGCCGTAGGATATGTAGACGATACTGCAGGGGGTTTAAGCCAAAAGATTCTCACCCATCTGCACGGTCCCGAATTTCTATCACCGCACCGTTTTAACAGTCAAGCTGAACTCAGCCGTGCTATTTTCGATAAAGAGATCATCGTCGGACTCGTATTTGATGAGGATTTTGAAAAAAAATGGCGCCAAAACAAAAGGGCACAGCTCGATATATTAATGGATGCTACGGCGGCATCACAGGCCTATACTACACTGAATTACCTCCAGCATATCGTTTTGGATATCTCAAAGGTAAACATCCCTGTCGATATCGTAACCCATAAACTTTTCAATCAAAATGCCGACAACCATACCTTCATGGCACTGACCGAATTGCTTTCCATTATAACGATGCTCTCTATCATATTGACGGCTGTGGTATTTGTGCGTGAAAAAGAGCAGGGGACGTGGGATTTGATGCTTCTCATGCCGGTAAATCCGAAGGTCATTATTCTGGCAAAATCGTTTTCGCAGATCATTGTGGTTATGAGCGGTATCGTGATCTCTTTGGGGTTTATTGTATTAGGCATTTTTAATGTGCCGTTAAACGGGTCGCTCAGTGCCTTTTTATTATTGAGCTTTTTCTTTGTTTTTGCCGGTTCGGGAATCGGTCTGTTTATCGCGGCAGTAGCCCGTGATGTGATGCAGGTGGCACAGCTCTCCATCGTTATTATGATGCCGCTTATCTTCTTGAGCGGAGCATGGACACCTATTTATGCCATGCATCCGGTATTGCAGTATGTATCGCTTATTTCTCCGCTACGTTACTACATCGAGGGAAGCGAGAGTATTTTTTACCGCGGGACGGAGTGGATCGATTTATGGCCGTATTTTCTCGGAGTTATTGCGGTCAGCGGGATTATGTATCTGATCGGTTTTCGAAAAATCGGGCGGTTGTTCTAA
- a CDS encoding phosphate ABC transporter substrate-binding protein: MAFSGATTIQPIMEYIAPYYANENGYTLSIEGGGSDQGIKNVLSGKSNIGMVNRPLSSEEKASLDYTTIGYDATAFIVHKSNPVNGITRGQLIDIYKGKITNWKQIGGNDRPIILISKKPDRGTMRIIEEETGLFHPSNPKNKDETKKISRNTWDSGSNNDAIVWVGGLLDAIGFVSSGSAVSTIQDGMPIKILSYEGVMPNEQTIFSHRYPIVRELNIIYTKNNPKAKKFASFILSSTGQQAVSHTNYIRIDHGK, translated from the coding sequence TTGGCATTTTCAGGAGCTACGACCATACAGCCTATTATGGAATACATCGCTCCATATTATGCCAATGAAAATGGTTATACCCTCTCAATCGAAGGGGGCGGCAGCGATCAGGGGATTAAAAATGTTCTTTCCGGCAAAAGCAACATCGGAATGGTTAATCGTCCGCTTAGCAGCGAAGAAAAAGCCTCGTTAGACTATACCACTATCGGTTATGATGCAACAGCATTCATCGTCCATAAAAGCAATCCTGTCAATGGAATAACCCGAGGGCAACTGATCGATATTTACAAAGGAAAAATCACCAATTGGAAGCAGATTGGAGGAAATGACCGACCCATTATTCTCATATCCAAAAAGCCTGATCGCGGAACAATGCGTATCATTGAAGAGGAGACAGGTCTTTTTCATCCGTCCAATCCTAAAAACAAGGATGAAACGAAAAAAATCTCTCGTAATACATGGGATTCAGGATCCAATAATGATGCGATTGTTTGGGTCGGCGGGTTGCTTGATGCAATCGGATTTGTCTCGTCAGGAAGTGCTGTCAGTACTATTCAAGACGGCATGCCGATCAAAATTCTTTCCTATGAAGGTGTAATGCCCAACGAACAAACCATTTTCTCCCACCGTTATCCTATTGTACGGGAGCTGAATATTATTTACACCAAAAACAATCCGAAAGCCAAAAAATTTGCATCCTTTATCCTCTCTTCGACTGGACAGCAAGCCGTCTCACATACAAACTATATCCGGATAGATCATGGAAAATAA
- a CDS encoding MFS transporter: MKIVSLNRNIIALGANSFFTDFSTEMILPLLPIFLERFLHASKSEIGLIEGTAEFGVAMLIALSGFYSDRLGKRKGITVFGYGMSNLIKPLAFFAQTATMIAMIRIGDRLAKGVRVAPRDALISAYTPKEISGFVFGFHKMMDGAGALAGSLTAFGVLWFWGESESTFRSVFAISLIPGLISMMILVFLVTDVPFTPASIRRFRPEALPTPFYVLVGFQSLFSLFAMNYSFMLLKAESNGIALVMIPLAYSLYNLTQSALAIPIGKAADRFGKPALLAFIYLAFGSGALAMATGSIWGVWLGFGIYGFFAGGFNALAKAIISDTAPQELKATAYGVYYTAVGIMTFISLSGAGWLWDHYGSNIPFIIASSSALLLAIALFSMRDRLNHY; this comes from the coding sequence ATGAAAATAGTATCGCTTAATCGTAATATCATCGCCCTGGGGGCAAACAGTTTCTTCACCGATTTCTCCACAGAGATGATCCTACCTCTTCTGCCAATCTTTTTGGAGCGTTTTTTACATGCGAGCAAAAGTGAAATCGGTCTGATCGAAGGGACAGCCGAATTCGGAGTCGCGATGCTGATCGCCTTATCGGGCTTCTACTCGGATCGCCTCGGAAAACGCAAAGGGATCACCGTATTCGGATACGGCATGTCCAACCTCATCAAACCCCTCGCATTTTTTGCGCAGACTGCTACGATGATCGCTATGATCCGTATAGGTGATCGTTTAGCGAAAGGGGTACGTGTCGCTCCGAGAGATGCCCTCATCAGCGCCTATACCCCTAAAGAGATCAGCGGCTTTGTCTTCGGGTTTCACAAAATGATGGACGGTGCGGGAGCACTTGCAGGTTCGCTGACCGCGTTTGGCGTCTTATGGTTCTGGGGTGAGAGCGAATCGACATTTCGCAGTGTTTTTGCCATCAGTCTCATACCGGGTCTTATATCCATGATGATTCTCGTTTTTTTGGTTACCGACGTCCCCTTTACCCCTGCCTCGATCCGCCGGTTCCGTCCTGAGGCACTCCCCACACCGTTTTATGTTCTGGTGGGTTTTCAGAGCCTCTTTAGCCTTTTTGCGATGAATTACTCGTTTATGCTTCTCAAAGCAGAAAGTAACGGTATCGCTCTAGTCATGATCCCCCTCGCCTATTCCCTCTACAATCTCACCCAATCAGCATTAGCCATACCGATCGGAAAAGCAGCCGACCGTTTCGGTAAACCGGCATTGCTCGCATTTATCTACCTAGCCTTTGGCTCGGGTGCGCTCGCCATGGCGACAGGCTCGATTTGGGGCGTATGGCTCGGATTCGGGATTTACGGGTTTTTTGCCGGAGGATTTAATGCACTGGCAAAAGCAATCATCTCAGACACCGCTCCGCAAGAATTAAAAGCAACCGCATACGGTGTCTATTATACGGCAGTCGGCATCATGACATTCATCTCTTTGAGCGGGGCAGGATGGTTATGGGATCACTACGGAAGCAATATCCCTTTTATCATCGCATCCTCTTCAGCACTGCTTTTGGCAATTGCCCTTTTTAGTATGCGTGATCGATTAAACCACTATTAG